The Anomaloglossus baeobatrachus isolate aAnoBae1 chromosome 10, aAnoBae1.hap1, whole genome shotgun sequence genome has a segment encoding these proteins:
- the LOC142255059 gene encoding vomeronasal type-2 receptor 26-like has translation MFPLLSSKQISYGATDTFLSDRFLFPSFFRTVPNDYTTYSIICHFLRYFGWTWVGIISSDDDTGDTETSLLTNLLTSHEICVDFVLKAETKSPHYTNDMDESRYMIKKSSARIIITCGTFNSIMQSFLYYVNDVMHDRTLILNPTFSPQIVNVLDYQQVFNLSLLFDLRHGKMPDMESYFNSFHPSKNPKDLILESLWIVMFNCLSGNKVKNELLSICLKISLHKCKGTESFNDYLLSVSRGNIFQMYHAVRSLATALHNMDITHGHQSADHQIHQLTHKIPRSQCSASCKSGQRKVTSSSIHLCCYDCAPCSEGEISNKSDSENCMKCPEDAWSSENRTFCISKKIEYLSYSEDIISVAFSCLSTFFCILTTLIFAIFVSHRDTPIVRANNKNLSFVLLVSIMLSFLCVFLFLGHPVDITCMLRQICTGLLLSISISSLLAKTITVYMAFKATKPGSVWRTWTGVKLPNCVLLICSSIQVAICMSWVTLCPPFQELDTQSYREKIIVQCNEGSDLWFYSVLGYMGILAAVSFITAFLARTLPDSFNEAKYITFSMLVFCSVWIAMIPAYLSTKGKYMVAVEIFAILTSNAGLLGCIFFPKCYIILYKPEQNTKSYIMSRTA, from the exons ATGTTTCCATTATTGTCTTCTAAACAGATAAGTTATGGGGCAACAGACACATTTCTTAGTGACAGATTTCTGTTCCCGTCTTTTTTCCGGACCGTCCCCAATGACTACACAACTTATTCCATCATATGTCATTTTTTGCGTTACTTTGGATGGACCTGGGTTGGAATCATAAGCTCTGATGATGACACTGGAGACACAGAAACAAGTCTACTGACGAACCTTCTCACCAGCCATGAGATCTGCGTGGATTTTGTCTTAAAAGCTGAAACAAAGTCTCCTCATTACACTAATGATATGGATGAAAGTAGATACATGATAAAGAAGTCATCTGCCCGGATTATTATAACTTGCGGAACCTTTAATTCCATTATGCAGAGTTTTTTATATTATGTTAATGATGTGATGCATGACAGGACCTTAATCCTTAATCCGACCTTCTCTCCTCAGATTGTCAATGTACTAGATTACCAGCAGGTATTCAATCTTAGCTTATTGTTTGATCTTCGGCATGGAAAAATGCCCGATATGGAAAGTTACTTCAACAGTTTCCATCCCTCGAAGAATCCTAAAGACCTGATCCTTGAAAGTCTctggattgtaatgtttaattgccTATCAGGTAACAAAGTGAAGAATGAATTGTTGTCTATTTGTCTAAAAATATCTCTACATAAATGTAAAGGAACAGAAAGTTTCAATGACTATCTTCTGTCTGTATCCCGTGGAAACATTTTCCAAATGTATCACGCTGTCCGGTCGCTGGCCACCGCCTTACacaatatggacattactcacggcCATCAATCTGCAGATCATCAGATACATCAACTTACGCACAAG ATCCCAAGGTCCCAGTGCTCCGCAAGCTGTAAATCCGGACAGAGGAAAGTGACATCTTCCAGCATACACTTGTGCTGCTACGATTGTGCCCCATGTTCAGAAGGAGAAATATCCAATAAGTCAG ATAGTGAAAACTGCATGAAGTGTCCAGAAGACGCCTGGTCAAGTGAGAACAGAACATTCTGCATCTCAAAGAAGATAGAATATTTATCTTATAGTGAGGACATCATTTCTGTAGCTTTTTCTTGTTTATCCACCTTCTTCTGTATTCTGACTACTttaatttttgcaatttttgttTCACACCGTGACACCCCGATTGTAAGAGCGAATAACAAGAACCTGAGCTTCGTTCTCCTGGTCTCCATCATGCTCAGCTTCCTCTGTGTCTTCTTGTTCCTTGGTCATCCTGTGGATATTACCTGCATGTTACGTCAGATCTGCACTGGACTACTTCTCTCAATATCCATCTCTTCGTTGTTGGCCAAGACCATAACGGTTTACATGGCGTTCAAAGCCACCAAACCTGGAAGTGTGTGGAGAACATGGACTGGAGTAAAACTCCCTAATTGTGTGCTCCTGATCTGCTCCTCcatccaggtggccatctgtatgagTTGGGTGACCCTCTGTCCCCCCTTCCAGGAGCTGGACACACAGTCTTATAGGGAGAAGATCATAGTTCAGTGTAATGAAGGCTCCGATCTTTGGTTCTACTCTGTCCTGGGTTATATGGGGATTCTGGCCGCTGTTAGTTTTATTACAGCTTTCTTAGCTCGGACATTACCGGACAGTTTTAATGAGGCCAAGTACATCACCTTCAGCATGCTGGTGTTCTGCAGCGTCTGGATAGCCATGATCCCGGCTTATCTCAGCACCAAAGGCAAATATATGGTGGCTGTGGAGATATTTGCCATCCTGACCTCTAACGCTGGACTATTAGGCTGCATATTTTTCCCTAAATGTTACATCATTCTCTATAAACCTGAGCAAAATACAAAGTCCTATATAATGAGCCGGACTGCGTGA